Below is a genomic region from Oceaniferula marina.
GTCGGATGACCAAGTAGAGGGGTGGAAACTCGTCACCGATGCCGTTCATCGCGCCGGTGGGCGAATCGTTCTGCAGCTCTGGCACGTTGGTAGAATCTCAGACCCCGTCTACCTCGATGGCGCATTGCCCGTCGCGCCGAGCTCCGTCACACCCTCAGGTCATGTCAGCCTGATTCGACCCAAAAAAGCCTTTGTCACTCCGCGAACACTTGAGCTCGATGAAATCCCGGCCATTATCGAAGCCTACCGCAAGGGAGCGGAAAATGCCAAACGTGCCGGATTCGATGGCGTCGAGCTACACGGAGCCAATGGCTACCTGCTTGATCAGTTTCTTCAAGACAGCACCAATCAGCGCACCGATGCCTACGGTGGCCCGATAGAAAACCGGGCCCGTCTCATGCTCGAAGCTGTGGATGCGGCCATCAGCGTCTGGGGTGCTGACCGTGTTGGTCTTCACATCGCTCCACGCTGTGACGCTCACGATATGGGAGACTCCGACCCCGAAGCCACCTTTAGCTATGTAGCGCGTGAAATGGGCCGTCGCAATATCGCCTTTCTCTTTGCCCGGGAAGGAAAAGGGGACCCCTATCTCGGCCCCCAACTCAAAAAGGCATTTGGCGGCGTATTTATTGCCAATCAACAACTCGAATTTGACGAAGCCGAAACCATGATCAGGGAAGGGGAGGCCGATGCCATCGCCTGGGGGCAGCGCTACATTGCCAACCCGGACCTCGCCGCTCGCCTCGCTGCAGGGGCCGAACTCAACACCCCGGACCCTGACACCTTCTACGGCCAAGGCCCCAAAGGATACACCGACTACCCCACACTCACATAAGCACAGCCCCCCCATATCTCCCTGTCGTGCCCAACCTCATATCTCCCTGTCG
It encodes:
- a CDS encoding alkene reductase; the encoded protein is MSILLSPLTVGAWNLPNRLIMAPLTRCRASEGRVPNAMMAEYYAQRANAGLIIAEATAVTPMGVGYPNTPGIWSDDQVEGWKLVTDAVHRAGGRIVLQLWHVGRISDPVYLDGALPVAPSSVTPSGHVSLIRPKKAFVTPRTLELDEIPAIIEAYRKGAENAKRAGFDGVELHGANGYLLDQFLQDSTNQRTDAYGGPIENRARLMLEAVDAAISVWGADRVGLHIAPRCDAHDMGDSDPEATFSYVAREMGRRNIAFLFAREGKGDPYLGPQLKKAFGGVFIANQQLEFDEAETMIREGEADAIAWGQRYIANPDLAARLAAGAELNTPDPDTFYGQGPKGYTDYPTLT